In Pseudophryne corroboree isolate aPseCor3 chromosome 7, aPseCor3.hap2, whole genome shotgun sequence, a single window of DNA contains:
- the LOC134943426 gene encoding gamma-crystallin 1-like, translating into MEKQIHRLSNIPQIVFYEDRNFQGRSHECSSDSSELNSYFSRCNSIRVENGNWMIYERPNYTGQQYFVKRGEYPDCQHWSGLSDSIRSCRVIPQHRGSFRIRIYEREDFRGQMMEFTEDCPYVNEEFNYHDIHSCNVLDGHWIFFEQPNYRGRQYYLKPREYRRFTDWGAMNARVGSFRRITDLY; encoded by the exons ATGGAAAAG CAAATCCATCGTTTGTCAAATATTCCCCAGATCGTCTTCTACGAGGACAGGAACTTCCAGGGCCGCTCCCATGAGTGCAGCAGCGACAGCTCCGAGCTGAATTCTTACTTCAGTCGCTGCAACTCCATCCGGGTGGAGAATGGAAACTGGATGATTTACGAGCGTCCCAACTACACCGGACAGCAGTACTTTGTGAAGAGGGGCGAGTACCCGGACTGCCAGCACTGGTCCGGCCTGAGCGACTCCATCAGGTCCTGCCGCGTAATCCCCCAG CACCGAGGCTCCTTCAGGATCAGGATCTATGAGAGGGAGGACTTTAGAGGTCAGATGATGGAGTTCACTGAAGACTGTCCTTATGTGAACGAAGAGTTTAATTACCACGACATCCACTCCTGCAACGTCCTTGATGGACACTGGATCTTCTTTGAGCAGCCCAACTACAGGGGGCGTCAGTATTACCTGAAACCCAGGGAATACAGAAGATTTACAGACTGGGGCGCCATGAACGCAAGAGTCGGCTCCTTCAGACGCATCACTGATTTGTACTAA